A window of Yoonia sp. SS1-5 genomic DNA:
CCGGAACCAGATCATCGGGAACGGCATAAATCGGAAACTGATAGCCGTCACCGCGATGACGGGACCCGATCAATTCAGGCTCGAAGTAGCCGGTGAACAGCATTGGGTCGCCATCTTCGATCAACACCGGACGAAAGAACTTTTCAAAGAAATCGCGCGCCGTTGGGCCAGTACGCGCCACATCGCACAGGATTTCCCAGTGCGGATCGCGCATATCGCGGCAGGTGTTCAAAAACACATCAAGCGCCGCCTGATGGTCATCCGTGGCCCAGCCAGCCAGATCGCTAAAGGGCACGCGCGTATATGTGGGGTCGGCCATTGCAGCTGTGCCAGTCAGAACCGAAAGAAGAACACCGCCCAACCAGCCTTTTATCATTCGCCGGTGGCTACAAGACGCCAATTGGGATCGCCGGAATCCATCTTGCGCGCAAAGGTCCATGTATCCTTCTGGCGCTTGATTTCCTTATCGCTGCCCTCGACGATGTCGCCAGCGTTGTCGCGGACAACCGATGTCATTTCCGATTTGAACCGCACGGAAACCTCACCCTCTTTGCTGGTCTCGTCATATTCAGCGGCCACAAGCGTCATGTCGCTGATACCGATAAAATTCGCATCAACGGTCAAGCCCTGGCGCTGGCGTTCATCCACAACTGTCGCAAACGCCTCGTATACATCTTCCGAGATAAACGGCACGATTTCGTCCAGATCACCTTTTTCAAATGCCATCAGGATCATCTCGTACGCGCCGCGCGCGCCACCCAGAAATTCAGTCACGTTGAAGGACGGATCGACACGTTTCATCGCGGCCAGCGCCTTGGCTGCAACGGAATCCTCTTCAACGTGGTCGGTAATATCCAGATCCGGGCCACCTTCGATGACGTCAAATTCGGGCTTTGGACGACCGCGTGCCGGATCAGGCCGGGTGACGGCTGGCTTTTCGTATCCTTCGCGCGTTCCCAATACGCCACGCAGCCGCAGGATCAGAAAAACAGCGATGCCCGCAAGCACCAAAAGCTGAATAATCGAAGAATTCATCGGGACCTCGTTGAAAGGAAGGCATGGAATTTTGCCAGTCGAACCTTATGTAGGTCAGGGGTAGGCCTGAGTCCACCTTACCCCGCAGAAGTTACGAAAGGTGCCTGCTATGTGGCTGTTGATTGCCTTTATTGCCGTCCCAATGATCGAAATCGCGCTGTTTATTCAGGTTGGCGGGGTGATCGGGATGTGGTGGACCCTGCTGATCGTGCTGATGACAGCCATCGCGGGGTCGTATCTGGTCCGCAGTCAGGGATTGCGTGAACTGGGGCGATTGCAACAATCCTTTTCCGAAATGCAGGATCCGACAGAACCACTGGCCAATGGTGCCATGATCCTGTTTGCCGGCGCGCTTTTGCTGACGCCGGGTTTCTTTACGGATGTTGTTGGGTTGTCACTGCTTGTTCCGCAAGTCAGGCAAGCGGCGTTCAAATGGGCGCGGTCCCGGATCAAAGTCAGCAGTTTCAAGGTCAACACGGCCGCTCAAGCACCGCGCAAACCCCGCGATCAGGTCATTGATGGCGAATTCGAAGAAGTGACTGCGGATAAAAAATCAAACCAGACGCCATCTGGATGGACCCAGCATTGAGGCCAACAAGATAGGCTGCTAGGAACGCGGCAACTTTATTCCACAGGAGCTTATGGCAAATGGCCGATACACCCGAAACAGGCGCAAATGGCGCAGAACCCGCACAGCCACTGCAGGTCAAGAACCGTGTCATGGCACAATATATCCGTGACATGTCGTTCGAGAACATTCTGGCCCAAAAAGGTGTACAGGGTGACGCACAACCCGAAATTCAGGTGCAGGTCAATCTGGATGCCCGCAAGCGGACAACAGAACACCAGTTCGAAATCATCACCAAGCTGAACATCACCAGCAAGACCAAGGAAAAAGGCGAACCGCTTTTTGTGCTCGAGCTGGAATATGCCGGTGTCTTCCATGTCGAGGGCGTACCAGAAGAGCAGATGCACCCGTATCTGTTGATCGAATGCCCGCGCATTACGTTCCCGTTCGTGCGCCGGATTGTCAGCGATGTGACCCGCGACGGTGGTTTCCCACCGCTGAACCTCGAACAAATCGACTTCATGGCACTCTATCGCTCCGAGCTCGCCCGCCGGGCAGAAGCTGAAAAAGCAGCGAAAGCAGAAAGCTAAGCCAGCTTTTTCCAGACAGCATCGTCGCCCAGCTTGTCAATAAAGGCTTGATGGGCGGCTTTTTCTTCAGCTGTCAGTTTAGACGCCAACGGCTGTGGGCGTGGCGCTGGGCGCCAGTCTTGTGAACCACCATCCGTTGTTTTCGTCCGCGTATCCGCGGCCAGCGCAAAATCAGGTTGCCGGCCTCCGATCAGTTCCAGATAAACTTCGGCCAGGATTTCACTATCAAGCAACGCGCCATGCAGCGTACGCGACGAGTTATCAATTCCAAACCGCCGGCACAGCGCATCCAGCGACGCGGGCGAGCCAGGAAACCTGCGCCGCGCAATAGCCAGCGTATCAATGGCCTGATCCATCGGCAAATGCGGGCGGTTAACCCAGCCAAGCTCGGCGTTGAGGAATTTCATATCGAAAGCAGCGTTGTGGATGACCAGTTTGGCATCACCGACAAAATCGACAAAATCCTGTGCAATTTCCTTGAACAGGGGTTTGTCCGCCAGGAATTCATCACCCAGCCCGTGAACAGCAAAGGCTTCTTCCGGCATGGACCGTTGCGGGTTGATATATTGATGATATGTCCGCCCGGTCGGGACATGACCGTTCAACTCTACAGCACCGATTTCAACGATGCGGTCACCTTCACCCGGTTCAAAACCCGTTGTCTCGGTGTCGAGGACAATTTCACGCATTTGGATGCCCTTTGAGCTGTTCGATTAATTCTCGCACGGCGTTGCGGGTCTGGTCCAGCGTCTGGGTTTCAATCAGGTGATCGGCGCGACGGCGCTTTTCCGCGTCAGGCATCTGACGTTCCAGCATCGCCTCGAATTGGGGGATGGTCATACCGGGGCGGGCAAGCACACGCGCCCGCTGATCTGCGGGCGAAGCAGATACGACCAGAACCGTATCAAGCCATTGATCTGCATTAGTTTCATAAAGAAGCGGAATGTCAAAAACCAATAATGGATCGTCATGGGCGGCGATGAATGCTGCCCGATCCTTTGCCACCAGCGGATGCACGATATTTTCGATTGCTTCCAACGCAGATGGGTCCTTGGCGATGATCTGCTTCAACATGTCACGCGAGATTGCGTCACCTTCCACCGCATCGGGAAAGGCCTGCCGCATCGGTGTGACAGCGCCGCCCCCTTTTCCATATAAGGCATGCACAACTGCATCTGCATCCCACACGGGGATATGTGCATCGCGGAACATGGCCGCTGTGGTTGATTTCCCCATGCCGATTGACCCTGTCAGCCCCAAAAGATGGGTCATGCCAGAACAGCAGCGCGGGTGGCATCGTCAACCTCTGGCCTTTGGCCAAACCAACGCTCAAAACCTGGCACACCTTGATGTAGCAACATTCCCAAACCATCGACAGCGACGCACCCGGCCGCAGCGGCAGCATCCAACAAGGTGGTGCGCAATGGGTTATACACGATATCGGTTACAACCGCGTCTGACCGCAAATCATCCAGCGGTACTTTGAAAGGTTGCGCCCCTGCCATGCCAAGTGAGGTGGTATTGATGACGGTTGTTGCAGTTTCCAGCATCGTGCCTGCCTGCACCCAATCAACCACGCGAACACGCGTTCCGAATTCGTCGCTAAGCGCCTCGGCCTTAGGGCGGGTTCTGTTCGATAACAGTATTTCGGGAACACCAGCATCAGCCAGTGCCACGATAATCGCCCGCGCCGCACCACCGGCGCCAAATATGGCCGCAGGGCCGCTTTGCGGGTTCCAGTCGGGGGCACCTTGCCTGAGGTTAGCGATAAACCCGTAGCCGTCGGTGTTATCAGCCAGAACACGGCCATCATCAGTGAAGGTCAGGGTATTTGCGGCCCCAACCAAAGTGGCGCGGTCCGACACCTGATCGACGAAATCGAGAACACGAATCTTATGAGGGATCGTGACGTTAATCCCGACATAGCCCTGACCCGGCAATGCCCGAATGGTTTGCTCCAAGGCATCTTCTGTCACCTGAATTGCATCATAGGACCCCGCCAAACCGTAGCGGCGCAGCCAATGGGTATGAAGTTTCGGCGACAGGGAATGGCTTATCGGATTTCCGATCACGCCAGCGCGGGGTATCTTGGTCATTGTGGTATTGTCCCGCGAAGCGTCAGGTAAGACAAGACTTCAAGCAACGGTAAGCCAAGTACATGAAAATGATCGCCTTCTATCCTTGAAAACAGGCGAACACCTTCTTCTTCCAGTTTGTAGGCACCCACCGCATGGCGGATGCTGTTCCAGTTCCTGTCGACATAGTCCTGCAAATAAGCGTCTGTCGCCTGCCGCATATGCAGGCGGACAACACCCACGTGGCGCCAAAGCGGCTTGCCCTCGCCATAAATGACAGCAGCAGACAGCAGCTTATGGCCGGATCCGCGCAAAGACTGCAATTGTTGCAATGCCATGTCGGGCGTGTCGGGTTTTGACAGGATGCGATCACCATGGGCGAGGATCTGATCGCATCCAATCACCAGGGACTCCGTCCGTTTCAGACCGACCTTTTGCGCTTTCATTTCAGCCAGACAGTCGGCAATGTCACGGGGGGTTGCGGCCTCTGCCTGCAAGGATCGCCTGATCGCATCCTCATCTATGCGGGCAGTTTCGACGCTGAATGGCACGGCTGCATTGCGCAGCAAGGTCGCGCGAATTTCGGATGAAGAGGCCAGGATGATCGGCTCAGTCATGTGGATAACCCGATGGACAATCCATGTGTCGTGTTTGGGGCAAAACTGTTGGCACTTTCAAAGGCTTCTTTGCGC
This region includes:
- a CDS encoding Maf family protein codes for the protein MTEPIILASSSEIRATLLRNAAVPFSVETARIDEDAIRRSLQAEAATPRDIADCLAEMKAQKVGLKRTESLVIGCDQILAHGDRILSKPDTPDMALQQLQSLRGSGHKLLSAAVIYGEGKPLWRHVGVVRLHMRQATDAYLQDYVDRNWNSIRHAVGAYKLEEEGVRLFSRIEGDHFHVLGLPLLEVLSYLTLRGTIPQ
- a CDS encoding FxsA family protein produces the protein MWLLIAFIAVPMIEIALFIQVGGVIGMWWTLLIVLMTAIAGSYLVRSQGLRELGRLQQSFSEMQDPTEPLANGAMILFAGALLLTPGFFTDVVGLSLLVPQVRQAAFKWARSRIKVSSFKVNTAAQAPRKPRDQVIDGEFEEVTADKKSNQTPSGWTQH
- a CDS encoding Tim44/TimA family putative adaptor protein, which codes for MNSSIIQLLVLAGIAVFLILRLRGVLGTREGYEKPAVTRPDPARGRPKPEFDVIEGGPDLDITDHVEEDSVAAKALAAMKRVDPSFNVTEFLGGARGAYEMILMAFEKGDLDEIVPFISEDVYEAFATVVDERQRQGLTVDANFIGISDMTLVAAEYDETSKEGEVSVRFKSEMTSVVRDNAGDIVEGSDKEIKRQKDTWTFARKMDSGDPNWRLVATGE
- the secB gene encoding protein-export chaperone SecB; the protein is MADTPETGANGAEPAQPLQVKNRVMAQYIRDMSFENILAQKGVQGDAQPEIQVQVNLDARKRTTEHQFEIITKLNITSKTKEKGEPLFVLELEYAGVFHVEGVPEEQMHPYLLIECPRITFPFVRRIVSDVTRDGGFPPLNLEQIDFMALYRSELARRAEAEKAAKAES
- a CDS encoding shikimate dehydrogenase, translated to MTKIPRAGVIGNPISHSLSPKLHTHWLRRYGLAGSYDAIQVTEDALEQTIRALPGQGYVGINVTIPHKIRVLDFVDQVSDRATLVGAANTLTFTDDGRVLADNTDGYGFIANLRQGAPDWNPQSGPAAIFGAGGAARAIIVALADAGVPEILLSNRTRPKAEALSDEFGTRVRVVDWVQAGTMLETATTVINTTSLGMAGAQPFKVPLDDLRSDAVVTDIVYNPLRTTLLDAAAAAGCVAVDGLGMLLHQGVPGFERWFGQRPEVDDATRAAVLA
- the coaE gene encoding dephospho-CoA kinase (Dephospho-CoA kinase (CoaE) performs the final step in coenzyme A biosynthesis.) — protein: MTHLLGLTGSIGMGKSTTAAMFRDAHIPVWDADAVVHALYGKGGGAVTPMRQAFPDAVEGDAISRDMLKQIIAKDPSALEAIENIVHPLVAKDRAAFIAAHDDPLLVFDIPLLYETNADQWLDTVLVVSASPADQRARVLARPGMTIPQFEAMLERQMPDAEKRRRADHLIETQTLDQTRNAVRELIEQLKGHPNA
- the dnaQ gene encoding DNA polymerase III subunit epsilon, with amino-acid sequence MREIVLDTETTGFEPGEGDRIVEIGAVELNGHVPTGRTYHQYINPQRSMPEEAFAVHGLGDEFLADKPLFKEIAQDFVDFVGDAKLVIHNAAFDMKFLNAELGWVNRPHLPMDQAIDTLAIARRRFPGSPASLDALCRRFGIDNSSRTLHGALLDSEILAEVYLELIGGRQPDFALAADTRTKTTDGGSQDWRPAPRPQPLASKLTAEEKAAHQAFIDKLGDDAVWKKLA